Part of the Candidatus Obscuribacterales bacterium genome is shown below.
ACCAATCACGAAATCGGTGAGGTCGTTAAACTCGCCCCAGACAATAGCCTAACTGTGTATGCCAAACTTAGCGGGAAAGTCAGCGGCATTGCCTGGGTTGCTCCAAATCGACTACTCATCAACGGTTGGAATAATTCAGGAGTCCCTTTTGTAGCCATAGTGTCAAACGGTGAGGTAGAGTTTCTGCTAACCTTACCCGATGCTATCTTTCTCAATGGCATCACGCCATTAACTGCTCATCGCTATCTTATGGCTGATTCCTATCGAGGGGCAATCTGGGCATTTGATGTGGCTACGAAAACCGTCGAACTATGGCTAGAACATCCTCTCTTGGCTCGGAGTGATCAGACGAGCGCATTCCCAGCAGCTAACGGGTTAAAGCGATTTGGCCAAACCCTTTACGTATCTAACACCCAACAGATGTTGCTCTTACAAATTCCTCTAGATGAAGCGCTGAATCCCCAAGAACCAAAGATTTTGATCCAGGGCACCAACATTGATGACTTTGCCTTTGACCATCAGGGTAATCTTTATGGAGCTACCCATGTTTACAACAGTGTGATTCGCATTGACTGTAACGGCAACACCACCATCGTGGCCCAAGCTGACCAGGGAGTCACGGGCTGCACCGCCGTGGCCTTCTCCGGCACTGACTTGTATGTCATCAACAACGGCGGCATGTTCTTACCTCCAGCTACGGGGATAGAACCTGCTCAGGTGGTGCGTTTAGCGGCTGGTGTCAGCGGTGCATCACTGTTGTTCGAGGATTAGAATCATGCAGCCTGACCCTCCAGTCACAGTAGATGTGGTGCAGCGGGTTAAATCTGGCAAAGCAAGGGAGTTTGAAGTCTTGCTAGAACGCATTATCAACACTGCCAGCACCTTTGAGGGCTATTTGGGAGCATCGGTGTTTCGTCCCAGTCAGTCAGACGATGGGGAGTACCGCATTGTCTTCAAGTTTGATCGGCTAGACCATCTGAAGCGGTGGGAGCATTCGGCACTTCGTCAGCAGTTTCTGGCCCAGGCTAAAAACCTGACGGTAGATGCCGGGCACTTCTCAATTATCACTGGGTTGGAAACCTGGTTTACCCTACCTGCAAAGCCAGGAGTGCCGCCGCCACCCC
Proteins encoded:
- a CDS encoding SMP-30/gluconolactonase/LRE family protein yields the protein MTLPPIYINTPADLLPAESVATFPVNTFLENLAIAPSGDIYITNHEIGEVVKLAPDNSLTVYAKLSGKVSGIAWVAPNRLLINGWNNSGVPFVAIVSNGEVEFLLTLPDAIFLNGITPLTAHRYLMADSYRGAIWAFDVATKTVELWLEHPLLARSDQTSAFPAANGLKRFGQTLYVSNTQQMLLLQIPLDEALNPQEPKILIQGTNIDDFAFDHQGNLYGATHVYNSVIRIDCNGNTTIVAQADQGVTGCTAVAFSGTDLYVINNGGMFLPPATGIEPAQVVRLAAGVSGASLLFED
- a CDS encoding antibiotic biosynthesis monooxygenase — translated: MQPDPPVTVDVVQRVKSGKAREFEVLLERIINTASTFEGYLGASVFRPSQSDDGEYRIVFKFDRLDHLKRWEHSALRQQFLAQAKNLTVDAGHFSIITGLETWFTLPAKPGVPPPPRHKMVLVSGIAIFGINQILALLPLTWLAALPALLQLLILVFITTTLMTYVVMPRLTKLLANWLYPRR